In Candidatus Microthrix subdominans, the DNA window TACCGGAACATCGCATCGACGGTTGCGGTGCGGGTGCCTCGGTGCTGGGCGTCGTGGACCAACGACGACTGCACCGACTTCGTCCTGCTGCTCGAGGACCTGGCGCCGCGCCGGCAAGGCGATCAGATCCTGGGCTGCAGCGCCGAACAGGCCAGAGCGGCTGCGGTGAACGTTGCCGGGCTGCACGGACCCCGCTGGTGCGACCCGACCCTGGTCGGACCAGGCGGGCTGAACGTCTTGGATCCGGACGGCGCGGCGATGCTCGGCGAGGTGATGACGCCGATGAACGAGATGTTCTTCGACTACTTCGGTGACCGGCTGGCTGTCGAGCATCGGGCTGTGTTCGAGCGGGTCCCGGCGGTGGCGGGCGCCTGGCTGCTGGGTCGTCCGGAACGGCATGGGCCGGTTCACGGCGACTACCGGCTCGACAACCTGATGTTCGCCCCGGACGGCAGCGACGTGGCTGCGGTCGACTGGCAGACGATCAGCTTTGGCCTTCCCGCCCGGGATCTGGCGTTTCTGTGCTCGACCGGCCTCGAACCGGAGTTGCGGCGCAGTTGCGAGGAGTCGGTGGTGTCGGCCTACCACGAGGCGCTGCGGAGCTACGGGGTCGATCGCTACTCGCTGGAGGAGTGTCGTGATGACTACGCCTACGCCATGCTTCAAGGCCTGTTGATCGTGGTGTTCGGCTGGGCGGTGGCCGACAAGACCCCCCGGGGCGATGCGATGTTCCTCGCCATGGCCGAGCGGACGTGCGCGGCCATCGACGACCACGATCCGTTTGCACGCCTCTGACGCTGCGAAGCCATCACAGCCAACCGTCTGCGTGACGCTCGCGGCGGTTGCAGAGCAACAGCCGTTGTTACCAACAAGGGTGGTTACATGAACCTGCGCTACGACCCGCTGGACCCCGAGTTCCTCGAAAACCCGTACCCCACGTACGCCAAGCTGCGCGATGACGATCCCGTCCACTACCACCGGGCGACCGACAAGGTTCCGGGCTTCTGGGCCTTGTCCCGATTCGCTGACATCTGGGACGCGGTGCGATCACAGAAGCACTTCTCGTCGGCTCAGGGCTTGACCTTCTACCCCGACGAGATCAGCCAGCTTGGGCTCCCGCCCAACCTGGTGATGCTCGATCCACCCGTCCACACCCAGCTGCGGGCGCTGATCGGGCGCGGCTTCACTGCCAGACGGGTCGCCGAGCTTGAGGGCATCATCCGCAGCTTTGTGCGCCGGCGGCTCGTTCACCTGGGCGAACGTGCGGCCGACGGCGAGCCGGTGGATCTGCACCAGGAGTTCGCCAGCACGATCCCGACATACGTCCTGGCCGAGCTCTTCGGTGTCGCCGAGGAGGACCGCCTGCGCTTCGGGCCGTGGGTGCAGGCGCTCACAGCGATCCAGAACGACGGCCTTCGGATCGGCCAGATCGACGGCAAGGGCGCGGTGGCCGAGATGCTCGGGTACTTCAGCGAGCAGATCGAGGCGCGCCGAAGCCAACCGGCCGACGACCTGATCGGGGCCTTGGTCGCCGCCGAGATCGACGGGGAGCGCCTCAGCGACCGGGACATTCTCGGCTTCTGCTTTGTGGTGGTCGCTGGTGGCAGCGACACGACCGCGTCGTTGATCTCCCACGGCGTTGCGCTGCTGAGCGAACGGCCCGACCAGCGGGCGGTGCTCATCGACGATCCGGCCGTGATCGGCGGTGCGATCATCGAGTTCCTCCGCCTCGAGTCCTCCGTGCAGGGGTTGTGCCGAACAACTATTCAGGACGTCACCATCCACGACACCACGATCCCCGCTGGGGAGAAGGTGATGATGCTCTACGGCTCGGACAACCGCGACCAGCGGGAGTTCGGCGATGATGCCGACCGGCTCGATGTGCGCCGAGCGATCCCCCGCCACCTGGCCTTCAGCAGCGGCCCGCACTTCTGCATCGGCAGCCATCTGGCCCGGCTCCAGGCTCGGGTTGCCTGTGAGGAACTGCTGGCGCTGCATCCGGAGGTAACCGTCGACATCGACGCGGGTCAACGTCACCGCTCACCGTTCGTGCGCGCCTTCGTGAGCCTTCCCGCCGACGGGTTGTCTGCGCCTTCCGTCTGATCAGGACGCTGTGGCGACAGGATTGGCGAACTGCTCGGCGAACAGGCAGCGGTCGCGGCAGCGGAGATCGTCCGGATCGTAAAACTTGTGTACCCAGAGGTCGGTGGTGCCTAGGTGCCAGCCGATCCTGGCGGCGGCTTCGACCGGCCTGGCCGTGTTGATCTTTTGGGAAGATCCGTGCGTGCTGAAGCCATCGAGGAAGTTGAAGTGGTCGACGAGTTCGATCGCCTCGATCGCAAATGCGGTGGCCACGTCGGGGTCGTTGATTTCGATGAGGTTGTCCCCGTTGACCTGTTCTCCGCGCAGCGCCAGGTTGGACGATCCGCAGTACACGACCGGCGCCTCACCGTTAAAGCCACACACCACGAACTTGTGGTGGATCTGGTGGCCGGCCACGCGTGGAACCTGGCTGAAGGGAGGGGGTAGCCGAACCGCGGTGGGTTTGCCGGTGACCAGCACTCCGCCGGGTTGTCCGGGCCGGTACAGCTTGATGCCGTCCGGGTTGTCCGAGATGCCGTAGCTGAAACAGGCCGGGTCAGCATGCAGTTCGTTGAGGGCGAAGTAGACGGGGTTGCCCGCCCGCCGCTCGTCGTCGCTCGCTGGCGGCGATCCCTTCTTTCGTCGGGTGTTCAGCTCCATGACGGCGAAGAGAACGCTTCGGCCCGATGCGGGCGTCGCCGTCGTCTCCCGGTCGAGGCGGCCGAGGAGCCTGCCGAGGATCGAAGTGGCGTTCTCGTTGGAATGGGGTGAGAAGTGGATCGTGGTGCTGGGGACGTGTGCGGTGACGAACGAGACGGCCGACTGGTCGAGCCCAGTTTCGATCCAGGACCGTCGGGTGACGTCGCCCTCCCACGAAGCGTCAAACACGGTCCGGTAGGTCTTGGCCACCTTTGGGTCGTCGAACACCAGCACGTGGTTGGAGTTGACGTAGAGGCCGGTGGTGGAGAAATTGGTCGAGCCGGTCAGCACCTTCCGGGCTCTGTTCTTGCGCGAAGCGATCAGCACTTTGTTGTGGCTGTAGCGCCCGAAGTGACCCCGCTTGAGCTGGCTCCCGGGTAGCGCGGCGAACCGCTCCGCAAACTCGTCCTCGGGCTTGCGTCCGCCCGACGCTGGAGGCTTCGCGTCGTGGTGCAGCGCAGCATTGTCGAGGATGATGCGGGTGCGGGCGGCCAGCGTGGGGTCGAGAAGGCGCGTGAGGATCGCCGGCTCGTTCAGATCGTAGGCAAACACGTCGAGCGTCATGTCCGGGTCGACTCGAACCTCGTCCAACAGCTCGAGGATGAGCGGCCGTGCGGTGAAGCCGAGCCAGCGGTGCTCGTCCTCGAAGGTGAAGCTGGTGCCGTTGGTGGCGACACCGGCTATCTGCGAGGTGTCCCACACGAGCTCCGGGTTGTGGGGCTCAAACGTCGCTTTGGGGCCGAAGTGGTCTGCGTACGCTTGGGATTGGACGAACCCCCGGGTGAAGCCGACCCGCAGGCGGCCCTTGCGGAACGGTGCCACGTCGATCGCCAGGCTGGCTCCCAGGGCACGATCGATCGGCGCCATCGACCGGTCGACAAAATAGCGGGGCGTCACGGTGTAGGTGTACCGGCCGAGGTTGGGCTGAAGTCCTTGGTGCACCAGGCCGGGATGGTGCACCCACCGAAAGGTGTGAAACGGCGAGTTGATCGATGCCCTGGTCGGTTGCGCAGGATCCTGGGCATGTGCAGATGGATCGGCGAAGGTGAGGCGGTTGTACAGGAAGTACGCCGCACCGCCAGGCGGTTGGGCGCTGATCGTAAATCCCGCGAGCCCCGTTGTCGCCCCCTCGTCGAGGTCCCAGGAGAGCAACGTCTTGGCGTCACCCTGGCGGGCGCTGAGGCGGAAAGGCCCGGTGGTAGCGGTGCTCACTGACATGGTGGCGACCTCCGAAGCCAACATCGCACGGATACAGGGAGCTTGCAACCGAATGATGCAGCTACTCGATGGTCGCCGGGACAGCGGTGGCTCTGGGCAATTTCTTTGCGGACTCCAGGGACAGAAATTTGTCCCGGGACATATTTCCCGGATCTTCGGGACACCGGACCGATGCTGACGGGACGCTGTGCTCGTGACGATGTAGCTGCACCAAACCAGCAAAGGACCGTCATGATGAATTCACCCAGCCCCAGTCGTCCCTCAGCCCCCAGAAGTACCGGCCGGCTTCGCTGGTTGGCCCTTTTGGCCTCAGCCTTTCTATTGATTGGTTTCACCGCCTGCTCCTCCGACTCCGATGCTTCTGCCAAGTCCTCGACGACCGAGAAGGATGCCGTTGACGCCACTCCCGCGAAATCCGGCGGAGGGGCCGATATCGCCAACGCCATTACGATCACGGCTCCGGGGATGTCATATGACGTCTCCGGCGACCTTCGCCCCGGTGTGGCAGCCATCACCTTCAAAAACACCGACGACGAGTCTCACATGATGGTGGTCGCCCGACTGAACGATGGCGTTACCCGCGACCAATTCGAAAAGGCCCTTGAGTCGCCCGATGAGAGCGCGGTCAACAGCCTGTTGGCTGACCCGCAGGATACGGGGTACGGCACGCCGGCCGAACTGGGACCAGGCCAGCAGAGCACCGTCATCACCCAGAACCTGAAGGAGGGCAACTACGCAACCATCTGCTTCTTCACCACCGACGACGGAACTCCGCACTTCGCCATGGGAATGATCGGTGAGTTCAAGGTGACCGGAGAACCCTCCACGGATGAAAGGCCCGACAGCGACGGCACCATCACCATCGACGACAAGGCGATCACGATGCCCGACGGCTTCGAGGGCAAGGGCACGTTCGCAGTGGAGAACACCGGGGCCAAGGTCCACAACATCCAGCTCGTGAAGCTGGATGACGGAGCGACGATCGAGGGCTACCTCAAAGCGGTCAATGAGACGATGTCCAACGGCAAGTCGGTGGATAACGCCAAGGGTGGATTGCTGATGGGCGGGGTCGACGTGGTCGAACCCGGTCAGATGGTGTGGTTGGTACTGGACCTTCCCGCTGGCAACTACGGCTACCTGTCCACCGAGGATGCGCAGGACTCTCCGAAGCCTCCTACGCAGATCGGCGAGTTCACCGTCAGCTGAGTGAGTGACGAACGAGAGCGTCGGGCATTCCCTCGGCTCTGCCGAGGGAATGCCCGCGTACTCCAGCCGGCCGCCGACGCCATCGTCGGTCAGCCGCCGACGCCGCAGGTCTCGCTGCCCGGAAACGGTGTGTCTCCGCGAGGCGCAGTGTAGAAAGAGGCGATGCCATCCGCTACCGCATTTGTCCTGGGCGGCGGCGGCGACCTCGGTGCCCACCAGGTGGGGATGCTCGGAGCGCTGATCGAAGTCGGCATCACCCCCGACTTGGTGGTGGGCACCTCGATCGGGTCGATCAACGGGGCGATAATCGCTGCCGACCCGTCCGGCCGGAGCGTCGAGGCGCTGACCGAGCTGTGGACGACGCTCGACCGCTCGGGGGTGTTTGGGGGCTCGATCTTTTCCAAGGTTGCCACCTTCGCCCGGTCGGGAACCCACCTGAGCGACAACCGGGTGCTGCGGGAGCTCCTCGAAGAGATCCTGCCCGTGCGCCGCATCGACGACCTTGCGGTCAACTTCGAATGCGTCGCAGCAAGCATCGAGCACGCTACGGCCCACTACTTCTCTACCGGACCGTTGGTCGAGGCCATCCTGGCCTCGTCTGCCGTGCCGGGCATGTTTCCCCCGGTCGAGATCGACGGCGAGCACTTCCTCGACGGTGGGCTCGTCTCGTCGATTCCGCTCGACCGGGCGATCGCCCACGGTGCGACCACCATCTACGTGCTGCAGGTGGGGCGGGTGGAGGCACCGTTGGCGCCGCCGTCCAACCCGTGGGAGGTCGCCATGGTGGCCTTTGAGATCTCCCGCCGACACCGCTTCACCGAGTCGATGCGCAACCTTCCGGACAACATTGCCGTGCACGTCCTGCCGACCGGCGACCCGAAGACGTTCAACGACGTCAGCCAGTACCGGCGGGGAAACTCGGAGTCGATCGAGCGCCGGATCGATCAGTCCTATGCGGCCTCGATCGACTACCTGAACTCGATCGAACCGTGAAGCTGCCGCCGCGCTGGCTGCGCCGCATCGTCCTTTGGCCGCTGCCGCTGCTGGCATTCATCCTCTACATCACGACAGTGCCGCTGTTCGTCATCGCCGCCCTGGTCGTCTCGTATCGGCTGCCCGGAAAGTGGCGGGCACTCCGGCTGCTCGGCCTGGCCACCTGTTACCTGTTCGTCGAGGTGGCGGTGACCATCTCCGCCTTGGCGCTGTGGTTGGCGTCGGGGTTCGGTTGGAAGCTGTCCTCGGAGGCGTTCGTCAGCGCTCACTACCGGCTGCTGCGTTGGACCCTGCGGCTTCTCGTATACACGGGAAGTCGACTGTTCTCGCTGAGTATCGACCAGGACGGAACGGCGCTGCCCACCGATTCTGGCGATGGCAGGATCAGCGATGCGCCGCTGATCGTCCTCAGCCGCCACGCTGGCCCCGCCGACTCGTTTCTGCTGCTCCACGAGGTCATGTCCTGGGCGGGGCGCCGTCCCCGGATCGTCGCCAAGGCGACGCTCCAGCTGGACCCGGTGTTCGACATCCTGCTCAACCGGCTTCCCAACCGGTTTATCGAGACAAACCCGGCCCCGGGCAGCGACGCGGTGTCAGCTATTGCAGAGCTGGCGACAGGAATGACCAACCGGGATGCCTTTGTCATCTTCCCCGAGGGTGGCAACTTCACCGAGGGCCGCCGGGTTCGTGCCATCGAGCGGCTGCGCAGCGACGGTCACGAGGAAGCCGCTCGCCGAGCAGAGTCGATGACCTACCTCCTGGCGCCCCGCCCGGCGGGCACCCTGGCAGCCATCAGCGCCTGCCCCGACGCCGACGTTGTTCTGGTTGCCCACACCGGCCTCGATGAGATCTTCACGGTCCCGGATCTGTGGGCGTCCCTGCCCGAGGACAAGACGCTGCACCTGGCATGGCGAGTGCTTCCGGCAGCTGACGTTCCCGCTGGCTCGGCCGAGCGCATCGACCTGCTGTTCCGGGCGTGGGAGGGCATCGATAAGTGGATCGGCGACCATCGAGCCACGGAGTAGCACCACGACCGCTCCATGGCCGGAGGGGTGTGGGGGCACACCAACCCTGCGTTGGCGGTGTCGGTCGCACCTCTACCTATTCGAACGTGCAACCGGGCTCGACGGAAGCCTCAGTCCGAGTGCCCATCTCTCACGCGCCGCATCCCGCTGACCGGCGAGGTCGGGCTCGATCTGTGCCTGGATCGGCGGTCCGTCGATTGCGCAATGGAAACGCTGCAGGGATGACGGTCGCTCACAGATCGCATCGGCAGACGCGTAGCCCTCTTGGGCACGGGGCTGTGGCTCAGCCGAGCGCCAACTCGTTTAGCACCTCCTTGAACACTCGGTAGCGGTCGGCTCCGACCTGGTCGGCCCAGTTGCGTTCCATGGCGGCGATGGCCTGCTCACTCATGGCCTTGATCTCGTCGCCGGCTGGGGTCCGGGTCACGATTCGGGCCCGTTTGTCGATGGGGTCGGGGTTGATGGTGATCCACCCCCGCGCCTCCATTTCGACCAGCCGCTGACCCACGGCCTGTTTGGAGATCCGCATCGCCTCGGCCAGCTCTGATGGTCGGGCGCCATCGGTCGGGAGCATGCCAAGCAGGGCCCCGAAGGTCCCCCGCATGCCCTCGATGGTGAGGTCGAGGTGCGGCCGGATGTCGTGTCCCGCTCGCCGGTTGAGGCTGTCGAGACGTGAAAAGACATGGTCGGGGAGCGTCACTTGGTCAAACACGTTGACTAATATAGTCAAGGAAGCTTCTGCGTCACCGCTGTAGTTGAGTGCATACCTCCCGAGCACCACGCCATCGTGCTCGAACAGCTCAACTGGCTGGACGAGCCACGCGTGTACGGATGTGGCCTCGAGAGCGACATGCCTGAGGGAATCCGCTTGCCCAAGCTGCTGGCCATCGATCGTGCCTGCGACGACCGGCTGGTCCTCTGGCTGGAAGAGGTCGACGACGAAGGCGGGCCCTGGAACCTTGAGCGATACCGTCGGTCGGCTCGTGGGCTGGGTCGAATGACCGGCCGCTGGCCCGAGGCGCGGGTGGAACGCAACCTGGGATTGGGCCGACGCTCGCTGCATTATCTCTTTTACGGCAAAATGATGAACGTCGATCTGCCGCTCCTGGCCGACGATGCCACCTGGGACGACCCTGCGGTCCGGGAGGTGACGGCGGCCGATCCAAAGTTGCGAGAGGATCTGGCGTGGCTGGCCGGAGCGGCACCTGCGCTGCTCGACCGGGCCGAAGCGCTGCCTCATGGCCTGGCGCACGGCGATGCCTCACCGACCAACCTGCACGAACCGGGGGACGGCACTGTTGTTGCCTTCGACTGGAGCTACGGGTCGTTGGGCCCGGTGGGGAGCGATCTTGGCCAGCTGCTGGCCGGTCGCTTCGATTCCGGTGTTGCAGAACCTGACGACCTCCCTGCGATCGCCGAGACGATCCTCGACGCGTTCAGCGGTGGCCTCGCCGACGAGGGGTACCCCGCCCCATCGGAATAGCTGCGTCTGGCATGGGCCACCCACCTAGCCGTCCGATCGGCGTTCTCGGCGATCCTGGTTGATCGCCCCGGCCTTGGGGAAGCAGACCGGGCCGACCTGATCCGACGCCTAGCGCCACTCGCCCGCTACGCAGTGGATCTGGCGCGATCGGTCAGCTGACGTCGTAGCAGGACTCCCTGCTCGATCAACGGGCCATGCTCGCCGCCGACCGCAGCGAGCATCGAGCACGCCACGCCCACTACTTCTCCGTCGGGCCCCCGGTCGACGCCATCCTGGCGCGGTGTTTCAGAGGGAGCTGATGGCCGCCTTGAGCGCTGCGAGACCCTTGGGGTCGACGCAGTAGCGGGTCCGGGGGCCGTCGATCTCGCCCTGGACGAGCCCTGCTTCGCGCA includes these proteins:
- a CDS encoding aminoglycoside phosphotransferase family protein, whose protein sequence is MSGGVQHGAVAPSEPITASRVTELLQGAGHDVVVETITIEAVGTGQMGASYRIGLGIAGDRGELPGTLVAKIAAGPTDKREMAAGSYRTEVDFYRNIASTVAVRVPRCWASWTNDDCTDFVLLLEDLAPRRQGDQILGCSAEQARAAAVNVAGLHGPRWCDPTLVGPGGLNVLDPDGAAMLGEVMTPMNEMFFDYFGDRLAVEHRAVFERVPAVAGAWLLGRPERHGPVHGDYRLDNLMFAPDGSDVAAVDWQTISFGLPARDLAFLCSTGLEPELRRSCEESVVSAYHEALRSYGVDRYSLEECRDDYAYAMLQGLLIVVFGWAVADKTPRGDAMFLAMAERTCAAIDDHDPFARL
- a CDS encoding cytochrome P450; translation: MNLRYDPLDPEFLENPYPTYAKLRDDDPVHYHRATDKVPGFWALSRFADIWDAVRSQKHFSSAQGLTFYPDEISQLGLPPNLVMLDPPVHTQLRALIGRGFTARRVAELEGIIRSFVRRRLVHLGERAADGEPVDLHQEFASTIPTYVLAELFGVAEEDRLRFGPWVQALTAIQNDGLRIGQIDGKGAVAEMLGYFSEQIEARRSQPADDLIGALVAAEIDGERLSDRDILGFCFVVVAGGSDTTASLISHGVALLSERPDQRAVLIDDPAVIGGAIIEFLRLESSVQGLCRTTIQDVTIHDTTIPAGEKVMMLYGSDNRDQREFGDDADRLDVRRAIPRHLAFSSGPHFCIGSHLARLQARVACEELLALHPEVTVDIDAGQRHRSPFVRAFVSLPADGLSAPSV
- a CDS encoding patatin-like phospholipase family protein; its protein translation is MPSATAFVLGGGGDLGAHQVGMLGALIEVGITPDLVVGTSIGSINGAIIAADPSGRSVEALTELWTTLDRSGVFGGSIFSKVATFARSGTHLSDNRVLRELLEEILPVRRIDDLAVNFECVAASIEHATAHYFSTGPLVEAILASSAVPGMFPPVEIDGEHFLDGGLVSSIPLDRAIAHGATTIYVLQVGRVEAPLAPPSNPWEVAMVAFEISRRHRFTESMRNLPDNIAVHVLPTGDPKTFNDVSQYRRGNSESIERRIDQSYAASIDYLNSIEP
- a CDS encoding 1-acyl-sn-glycerol-3-phosphate acyltransferase, coding for MKLPPRWLRRIVLWPLPLLAFILYITTVPLFVIAALVVSYRLPGKWRALRLLGLATCYLFVEVAVTISALALWLASGFGWKLSSEAFVSAHYRLLRWTLRLLVYTGSRLFSLSIDQDGTALPTDSGDGRISDAPLIVLSRHAGPADSFLLLHEVMSWAGRRPRIVAKATLQLDPVFDILLNRLPNRFIETNPAPGSDAVSAIAELATGMTNRDAFVIFPEGGNFTEGRRVRAIERLRSDGHEEAARRAESMTYLLAPRPAGTLAAISACPDADVVLVAHTGLDEIFTVPDLWASLPEDKTLHLAWRVLPAADVPAGSAERIDLLFRAWEGIDKWIGDHRATE
- a CDS encoding MarR family transcriptional regulator, with translation MFDQVTLPDHVFSRLDSLNRRAGHDIRPHLDLTIEGMRGTFGALLGMLPTDGARPSELAEAMRISKQAVGQRLVEMEARGWITINPDPIDKRARIVTRTPAGDEIKAMSEQAIAAMERNWADQVGADRYRVFKEVLNELALG